A genomic region of Zygotorulaspora mrakii chromosome 7, complete sequence contains the following coding sequences:
- the CCA1 gene encoding tRNA adenylyltransferase (similar to Saccharomyces cerevisiae CCA1 (YER168C); ancestral locus Anc_8.233): protein MFGSLRYLARGTRGMINGSQLKKHAFDIAQPSIKLNKVEQKICRLLNDYTALFNAKQENVAEPLTLRISGGWVRDKLLGQDSHDLDIAINIMSGEQFALQLNEFLTEHYDKYELEPHSINKIDINPEKSKHLETATTKLYEVEIDFVNLRSEEYSDHSRIPVVNFGTAEEDAFRRDATLNALFYNITQDKIEDFTKLGLYDLNKGILRTPLPPRQTFLDDPLRVLRLIRFAARYNFEIEPNVYKEMQDPEINDAFLHKISNERIGVEVQKILRGPNPLLGLSLIQSTKIDNVVFRWHEDQEIINFNETHCENFNEIERLYSSGKLNAHLERVISKFDKFFSSSLPFYSNGIDASADFAMNTILSCCLIPMAGYDIIWTSKAKMNNKISLTESILKNWLKVGKNESTRIAKVVNSSKTYDCMVDMFYRSRNDQASLKRSDLGIFLRDFKGDWETVHYVSLFNHFLYSQQSYYEMEKKYKYLRSAIYNQNLENAHQLKPLLNGKEVLQGLNRKAGPWLGKVNEQAIYWQFDNPNGTKAELLEYMKSIAPKYV from the coding sequence ATGTTTGGCTCGTTAAGGTATCTTGCAAGGGGAACTCGAGGGATGATAAACGGAAGCCAATTGAAGAAGCACGCTTTCGATATTGCGCAACCTTCGATCAAGCTGAACAAGGTGGAGCAGAAAATATGTAGGCTGTTGAACGACTACACGGCGCTGTTTAATGCGAAACAGGAAAATGTGGCAGAACCGCTCACTTTGCGGATATCTGGTGGGTGGGTCCGTGACAAGCTGCTTGGGCAGGACTCTCACGATTTGGACATTGCGATAAATATAATGTCAGGGGAGCAGTTTGCGCTGCAATTGAACGAGTTTTTGACAGAGCATTATGACAAGTATGAACTTGAACCTCATtctatcaacaaaatagaTATAAATCCAGAGAAATCGAAACATTTGGAAACGGCAACGACGAAGTTATACGAAGTAGAGATTGATTTTGTCAATTTAAGGTCAGAGGAGTACTCAGATCATTCGCGGATTCCGGTAGTGAATTTCGGTACAGCAGAAGAAGACGCTTTCAGAAGAGACGCTACCTTGAACGCCCTGTTTTATAACATAACGCAGgacaaaattgaagattttaCTAAGTTGGGATTGTACGATTTGAATAAAGGAATACTTAGAACACCGCTACCGCCCAGGCAAACTTTTCTAGATGATCCCTTACGTGTGCTGCGGTTAATCAGATTTGCCGCGAGATACAATTTTGAGATTGAGCCGAATGTTTATAAAGAAATGCAGGACCCAGAAATTAATGATGCCTTTTTGcacaaaatatcaaatgaaagaattggGGTTGAAGTGCAGAAAATTCTGAGAGGCCCAAATCCTCTATTGGGACTCTCGTTGATACAAAgcacaaaaattgataatgTTGTATTTCGCTGGCACGAGGATCAAGAAATAATAAACTTCAACGAGACTCACTGtgaaaacttcaatgaaattgaacgATTGTACTCGAGTGGTAAACTCAATGCTCATTTGGAAAGAGTTATATCGAAGTTTGAcaagtttttttcatcaagtttGCCCTTTTACAGTAATGGCATCGATGCGTCAGCTGATTTTGCGATGAATACGATTTTAAGTTGCTGCTTGATACCAATGGCAGGCTACGATATTATATGGACGTCAAAGGCGAAGATGAATAATAAGATCTCGTTGACGGAAAGTATCCTCAAAAACTGGCTTAAGGTTGGCAAAAATGAATCTACTAGAATTGCCAAAGTTGTTAACTCTTCTAAGACTTATGATTGTATGGTCGATATGTTTTACCGCTCAAGGAATGATCAAGCTTCGTTAAAAAGATCAGATTTGGGAATTTTCCTGAGAGATTTCAAAGGCGACTGGGAAACTGTCCATTACGTATCTCTATTCAATCACTTTCTGTATTCACAGCAGAGCTATTacgaaatggaaaaaaaatacaaatatTTACGCAGTGCCATATataatcaaaatttggaaaacgCTCACCAATTGAAGCCATTGCTgaatggaaaagaagtatTACAAGGCCTTAATAGGAAAGCTGGTCCATGGTTGGGAAAAGTTAATGAACAAGCCATATATTGGCAATTTGATAATCCAAACGGAACAAAAGCCGAATTGCTGGAATATATGAAATCCATAGCACCAAAATACGTATAA